One genomic region from Nostoc sp. C052 encodes:
- a CDS encoding helix-turn-helix domain-containing protein — MSRPFQIEIAESEEELKKCLQTVSLGNQKEKLQMLWWLKSGQVNQQQEIGKRLARDTSTVTRWLQKYKSGGLSGLLEVKKAPGAKRKIDDAAIAALQQELKTEKGFASYGAIVEWLKQEHGQDIEYATVYALVRYRLGAKLKVPRPQSHKQDEKLVSEFKKNSESFLIV; from the coding sequence ATGAGCCGCCCATTTCAAATTGAGATCGCCGAGAGCGAAGAGGAACTAAAAAAATGCCTACAAACAGTGTCTTTAGGAAACCAGAAAGAAAAGTTACAGATGTTGTGGTGGCTTAAGAGTGGTCAAGTAAACCAACAACAGGAAATTGGAAAACGTTTGGCTAGAGATACTTCAACAGTGACTAGATGGTTACAGAAGTATAAATCTGGTGGGTTATCTGGCTTATTGGAAGTAAAAAAAGCACCAGGAGCAAAACGGAAGATCGATGATGCAGCGATCGCCGCACTCCAACAGGAGTTAAAAACAGAGAAAGGGTTTGCCAGTTATGGTGCAATAGTTGAATGGTTGAAACAGGAACATGGGCAAGATATTGAATATGCAACTGTTTATGCGTTGGTTCGATATCGATTGGGTGCAAAATTGAAAGTACCTCGCCCTCAAAGCCATAAACAAGACGAAAAATTAGTTTCTGAGTTTAAAAAAAACTCGGAATCATTCTTAATTGTCTAG
- a CDS encoding calcium-binding protein: MNVEYSTGNNILNGGSGDDYLDAGATSGNNLLSGGDGNDTLSTSYVSQNSYNSTASSGNNTLNGGAGDDYLDAESPQGNNLLSGGDGNDTLSTSGVFTYRAAPNFVSSGNNTLNGGAGNDYLMANTNLI; the protein is encoded by the coding sequence TTGAATGTTGAATATTCAACAGGCAACAACATCCTCAACGGTGGCAGTGGTGACGATTACTTGGATGCTGGGGCAACATCCGGTAATAACCTGCTATCTGGTGGTGATGGCAATGATACTCTCTCCACCTCTTACGTTTCTCAAAACTCTTATAATTCTACAGCCTCATCAGGGAATAACACCCTCAACGGTGGCGCTGGTGACGATTACTTGGATGCTGAGTCTCCACAAGGTAATAACCTGCTATCTGGTGGCGATGGCAATGATACTCTCTCTACTTCTGGTGTTTTTACTTATAGAGCAGCTCCTAATTTTGTCTCATCAGGGAATAACACCCTCAACGGTGGCGCTGGTAACGATTACTTGATGGCTAATACCAATTTAATATGA
- a CDS encoding IS630 family transposase: MILNCLEEHLAPGKCVRYLCQDETRVGLKTLTGKVITASGVKPTVKVIWPRDNFWIYGAIEPLTGDHFLYEYPKLDGECFQQFLDWLSVQLGSDYAILQIDQAPAHTSSKLRWPENIIPLFQPASAPELNPIERLWQLLKKPLKNQLFSSLQALRERIQEIFDQLSFEQIISVSSYNFILEALFYAASY, from the coding sequence ATCATTCTTAATTGTCTAGAAGAACATTTAGCACCCGGCAAGTGTGTTCGCTACCTGTGTCAGGATGAAACTAGAGTTGGACTGAAAACTCTTACAGGAAAAGTGATTACAGCTTCCGGAGTTAAGCCTACTGTTAAGGTGATATGGCCAAGAGATAACTTTTGGATTTATGGTGCAATTGAACCATTGACTGGAGACCATTTTCTTTATGAGTACCCAAAACTGGATGGCGAGTGTTTTCAACAGTTTTTGGACTGGCTATCTGTGCAATTAGGTAGCGATTACGCTATTTTACAGATTGATCAAGCACCTGCTCATACAAGTTCAAAGCTCCGTTGGCCGGAGAATATTATTCCTCTGTTTCAACCAGCATCAGCCCCTGAACTCAACCCGATTGAGAGACTTTGGCAACTCCTCAAGAAACCGCTCAAAAATCAACTTTTCTCTTCTTTACAAGCTTTACGTGAACGCATCCAAGAAATATTCGATCAACTTTCATTTGAGCAGATAATTTCAGTCTCTTCTTACAACTTTATCCTGGAAGCTCTATTCTATGCAGCTTCATATTAA
- a CDS encoding UPF0175 family protein: MTKVEFTIPVHSVNNTIREEAETKAKEAYVMTLLKYGEISSGKASQLLGIPRLDVIDLMSKHEISLFDDSMTLEEFQQEVNQAKVKLQGNNL, from the coding sequence ATGACTAAAGTAGAATTTACTATTCCCGTTCATTCTGTTAATAATACCATTAGAGAAGAAGCAGAAACTAAAGCCAAAGAAGCTTATGTGATGACTCTACTTAAATATGGAGAAATTAGCAGTGGTAAGGCTAGTCAATTACTAGGAATTCCTAGACTAGACGTAATAGATTTAATGTCTAAGCATGAAATATCCCTATTTGACGATAGTATGACTTTAGAGGAATTTCAGCAAGAAGTTAATCAAGCAAAAGTGAAATTACAAGGCAATAATCTATGA
- a CDS encoding calcium-binding protein translates to MSSGNNTLDGGAGDDTLRAEDSTGNNFFFGDDGNDSFYLNLENQTVDGGKGDDLLSVDYSYYSAATEGITTTYNATTNTGSIRSGTNQVNYKNIERLNISGTGYNDNIVGNSGNDTLSTGNSGNDTIDGGEGDDVLLVNYNGSAAIATTYNATTNTGSIRSGTNQVNYKNIERLNISGTDYNDNIVGNSGNDTLSTGNSGNDTIDGGEGDDVLLVNYNGSAAITTTYNATTNTGSIRSGTNQVNYKNIERLNILGTDYNDLIVGNSGNDTLSGGVGNDTLTGGAGNDEFVYNNDIYNKNTDTITDFGGVGKGSNPSATVIVSVDTLQFTSDGFTAENLQLTQNGNNLEITFENLANSKVILQNFKLENLDNLPATSSRPAIGNILFYGQTSVTDSFDVFDANSTQTNLFNKNTVTFLNDLDNNITGFDNSNDVINGQGGNDIIDGLSGDDIIRGGAGNDTLIGGAGNDTLIGGAGNNILDGDADDDILNISGSIGNNTLLGGADDDRLSANASTGDNLLSGGDGNDSLDISGSYINRPSYSSDSRSTGNNTLLGGAGNDTLNATGSKGDNLLSGGDGNDSLNISGYYYYSSSFNYSEDSRSTGNNTLLGGAGNDTLNGSGSTGNNLLSGGDGNDYLDISGSDPTLSIVNNTLNGGAGDDTLDATNAKGNNLLSGGDGNDSFNLGITSSGDVPSDLATQTVNGGNGNDLLSMYYFNATTGITSTFNATTNTGSVTADTYLVNYNNVERLNIIGTDYNDLIVGSNGNDTLTGGKGNDSLIGGNGTDTFVFYNYNEGVDDLYDFNATNDLIQISAVYFAGGLSSGSLSANQFTIGTSATTTNQRFIYNSATGGLFFDLDGSASGFTQVKFAQLSAGLSLTENNFVVV, encoded by the coding sequence TTGTCTTCAGGCAATAATACTCTCGATGGTGGTGCTGGTGACGATACCTTGAGGGCTGAGGATTCAACAGGAAATAACTTCTTCTTTGGAGACGATGGCAATGATTCCTTCTATCTAAATTTAGAGAATCAAACGGTAGATGGGGGTAAGGGTGACGATTTGTTGTCTGTTGATTACAGTTATTACAGCGCTGCTACAGAAGGGATTACAACAACTTACAATGCCACTACTAACACTGGCTCAATTAGGTCAGGTACGAATCAAGTTAATTATAAGAATATCGAACGATTAAATATCTCAGGTACAGGTTACAATGACAACATTGTGGGGAACAGTGGCAACGATACCCTCTCCACGGGCAATAGTGGCAATGATACCATAGATGGGGGTGAGGGTGACGATGTACTGTTGGTCAATTACAACGGTAGTGCGGCGATCGCAACAACTTACAATGCCACTACTAACACTGGCTCAATTAGGTCAGGTACGAATCAAGTTAATTATAAGAATATCGAACGATTAAATATCTCAGGTACAGATTACAATGACAACATTGTGGGGAACAGTGGCAACGATACCCTCTCCACGGGCAATAGTGGCAATGATACCATAGATGGGGGTGAGGGTGACGATGTACTGTTGGTCAACTACAACGGTAGTGCGGCGATCACAACAACTTACAATGCCACTACTAACACTGGCTCAATTAGGTCGGGTACGAATCAGGTTAATTACAAAAATATCGAACGATTAAATATCTTAGGTACAGATTACAATGACTTGATTGTGGGGAACAGTGGCAACGATACTCTCTCCGGGGGCGTTGGTAATGATACTCTAACTGGTGGTGCTGGTAATGATGAATTTGTTTACAACAACGATATTTACAACAAAAATACTGATACTATTACCGATTTCGGTGGTGTGGGTAAAGGCTCAAATCCATCAGCAACGGTCATTGTCTCTGTAGACACCTTGCAATTTACAAGTGATGGATTCACGGCTGAAAATCTGCAATTAACTCAAAATGGCAACAACTTAGAAATCACTTTTGAAAATCTCGCTAATAGCAAAGTCATTCTGCAAAACTTCAAATTAGAAAATCTGGATAATTTACCAGCAACTTCTTCACGACCTGCTATTGGCAATATCCTCTTTTATGGTCAAACTAGTGTCACTGACAGTTTTGATGTGTTTGATGCAAATTCCACTCAAACGAACCTGTTCAATAAGAACACTGTTACTTTCCTGAATGACCTCGATAACAATATTACAGGTTTTGACAACTCTAATGATGTCATCAATGGTCAAGGGGGTAATGACATCATCGACGGATTGAGTGGTGATGACATCATTAGAGGTGGTGCAGGCAATGATACTCTGATTGGTGGTGCAGGCAATGATACTCTGATTGGCGGTGCAGGCAATAATATCCTTGACGGAGATGCCGATGACGATATTTTGAATATTAGCGGTTCAATAGGTAATAACACACTACTTGGAGGTGCTGATGATGATCGCTTGAGTGCTAACGCTTCAACAGGCGATAATCTGCTCTCTGGGGGTGATGGCAATGATTCTCTTGACATCTCTGGCAGCTACATCAACAGACCTAGCTACTCCTCCGACTCTCGCTCCACAGGTAATAACACACTACTTGGAGGTGCAGGTAACGATACCTTGAATGCTACCGGTTCAAAAGGCGATAATCTGCTCTCTGGAGGCGATGGAAATGATTCTCTTAACATCTCTGGTTACTACTACTACTCTTCTTCCTTTAACTACTCCGAAGATTCTCGCTCCACAGGTAATAACACACTACTTGGAGGTGCAGGTAACGATACCTTAAATGGTAGCGGTTCAACAGGCAATAATCTGCTCTCTGGGGGCGATGGCAATGATTATCTTGACATCTCTGGCAGCGACCCTACTCTTTCCATAGTTAATAATACCCTCAACGGTGGCGCTGGTGACGATACCTTGGATGCTACCAATGCAAAAGGTAATAACCTCCTTTCTGGAGGTGATGGCAATGATTCCTTCAATTTAGGCATCACATCCTCAGGTGATGTCCCCTCTGATTTAGCGACTCAAACAGTAAATGGGGGTAATGGTAACGATTTGTTATCCATGTATTACTTTAATGCTACAACAGGGATTACTTCGACTTTTAATGCTACTACTAACACTGGATCGGTTACGGCAGATACGTATCTAGTTAATTACAACAATGTCGAAAGATTAAATATCATCGGTACAGATTACAATGACTTGATTGTGGGGAGCAACGGCAATGATACCCTGACAGGTGGAAAGGGTAATGACAGCCTAATTGGAGGAAATGGGACTGATACCTTTGTTTTCTATAATTACAATGAAGGTGTTGACGATCTTTATGACTTTAACGCCACTAATGACTTGATTCAGATATCAGCTGTTTATTTTGCTGGCGGGTTATCATCAGGTTCACTTTCAGCTAATCAGTTTACCATCGGAACATCTGCAACAACAACCAATCAACGATTTATCTACAACAGCGCTACAGGTGGACTGTTCTTTGATCTTGATGGCAGTGCGTCTGGGTTTACTCAGGTAAAATTTGCACAATTATCTGCTGGATTGTCACTAACCGAAAACAATTTTGTGGTTGTTTAA
- a CDS encoding aldo/keto reductase: MDINRRDLLKLVSASGLGGAGVFALQGFTKQVLAQNQSTPLQIKKGEMFYRQLGRTGEQVSVIGLGGHHIGRPKDEQEGINLIRIALDRGINFMDNCWDYHNGGSEIRMGKALQNGYRQKAFLMTKIDGRTKAAATKQIDESLKRLQTDHIDLLQHHEVIRMEDPDRIFAPGGAMEAVVEAQKAGKIRYIGFTGHKDPLVHLRMLEVANQNKFRFDAVQMPLNVMDAHFRSFERQVLPKLVQDGIAVLGMKSMGDQNILKSNVVKPIECLHYAMNLPTSTVITGIESMPILNQAFEAVRTFTPMSQEQVKALLNRTRQAALKGQYELFKTTSQFDGTAKNPEWLG; encoded by the coding sequence GTGGATATTAACAGACGAGATTTACTGAAGCTAGTTTCTGCTTCTGGTTTAGGTGGGGCTGGAGTATTTGCTTTACAAGGTTTCACTAAACAGGTTTTAGCGCAAAATCAGTCTACCCCACTCCAGATAAAAAAAGGTGAAATGTTCTACAGGCAACTAGGACGCACCGGAGAACAAGTATCTGTAATTGGTCTAGGAGGTCATCATATTGGTAGACCAAAAGATGAACAAGAGGGTATTAATCTGATCCGTATTGCTCTCGATCGCGGGATCAATTTTATGGACAATTGCTGGGATTACCATAACGGAGGTAGCGAAATTCGCATGGGTAAAGCTCTGCAAAATGGTTATCGTCAAAAAGCTTTTCTGATGACTAAAATTGACGGTCGTACAAAGGCGGCCGCTACTAAACAAATTGATGAATCTTTAAAACGTTTGCAAACAGACCACATTGATTTATTGCAGCATCATGAAGTCATTCGTATGGAAGATCCAGACCGGATTTTTGCCCCTGGCGGTGCGATGGAAGCAGTTGTGGAAGCACAAAAAGCTGGCAAGATTCGCTACATAGGCTTTACTGGACACAAAGACCCTTTAGTACACCTGAGAATGTTGGAAGTTGCCAATCAAAATAAGTTCCGTTTTGATGCAGTGCAAATGCCGTTAAATGTTATGGATGCCCATTTCCGCAGTTTTGAGAGGCAAGTTTTACCCAAACTGGTTCAGGACGGAATTGCTGTACTGGGGATGAAATCTATGGGCGACCAAAACATTCTCAAAAGCAATGTGGTCAAACCTATCGAATGTCTGCATTACGCGATGAATCTACCAACTTCAACGGTGATTACAGGCATTGAAAGTATGCCCATCTTAAACCAGGCTTTTGAGGCAGTACGTACTTTTACACCCATGAGCCAGGAACAAGTTAAAGCATTACTGAATCGGACTCGCCAAGCTGCTCTTAAAGGTCAGTATGAACTATTTAAAACCACTAGCCAATTTGATGGTACAGCCAAAAATCCTGAGTGGTTAGGATAA
- a CDS encoding PAS domain S-box protein, which yields MNFQQQGIQSGNNFSVNQLLKVDDVSRNGQEIEHQLAEPDLKQLQDKFLLLIERNPLPLIEWNTAFQVIQWNPAAEQLFGYSKSEVLGCQLPEIIVPESERVEVIKIMGLLIEEKVGGNNLNKNLTKNGTVIICDWCHTLITNVDGNVTSIVSTVQDITKVKSFESALRENEKTYQQILDAITDMVLVKGAKSRIIWANKAFRDYYGMSESQLQNMIDAPFSEPDHTLQYIKDDAYVFESGQTLEIPQEPVTRYDGEVRLFHTIKSAIRNELGQVIMTVGVSRDISEHKQAEKEQAKLLAILEAAPDFISTADLTGKVLYFNKAARRMLELGEKESLQGRNLCQNHPKWANEIIQNQGLPESVRVGDWVGETALLKADGREIPISQLIIAHKSPDGEVEYFSTIARDISELKAAEETLRQKAKDLEQTLKELQSTQAHLLQSEKMSSIGQLVAGVAHEMNNPLGFIAASVKQAKPTFDDIVEHLKLYQEKFPTPGDEILIHAEEIDLEYSLSDLPEMIDSMTIACDRLKNISTSLRTFTRADQDYKKPFNIHQGIDSTILILKHRLKANEQRPKIEVITNYGNLPEVECFPGQLNQVFMNILANAIDALDESNTGRSFQEIKANPNRITITTSLENKQVEVKIADNGQGMSESIKQKVFDDLFTTKGVGKGTGLGLAIAQSIVVEKHGGTLNVNSTLGVGTEFVITLPILAQTQSELGRKCDFS from the coding sequence ATGAACTTTCAACAGCAAGGCATTCAATCCGGTAACAATTTTTCTGTAAACCAATTGCTAAAAGTTGATGACGTTAGTAGAAATGGTCAGGAAATTGAACATCAATTAGCAGAGCCAGATTTGAAACAGTTGCAAGATAAATTTTTATTACTTATAGAACGTAATCCTTTGCCTTTAATTGAGTGGAATACAGCATTTCAAGTAATACAATGGAATCCGGCTGCTGAACAGCTATTTGGATACAGCAAAAGTGAAGTACTGGGTTGTCAATTACCAGAAATAATTGTGCCAGAGAGTGAGAGAGTAGAGGTCATCAAAATAATGGGGTTATTAATTGAAGAGAAAGTGGGAGGTAATAATCTCAATAAGAATCTGACAAAAAATGGAACAGTGATTATTTGTGATTGGTGTCACACTCTGATAACTAACGTTGATGGCAATGTAACTAGTATTGTCTCAACAGTACAGGATATAACAAAAGTAAAGTCTTTTGAAAGCGCTCTGCGCGAAAACGAAAAGACCTATCAGCAAATTCTTGATGCAATTACAGATATGGTATTGGTTAAAGGTGCTAAATCTCGGATTATTTGGGCAAATAAGGCATTTCGTGATTATTACGGGATGAGTGAGTCACAGCTTCAAAATATGATTGATGCACCTTTCAGCGAACCAGATCATACTCTGCAATATATCAAAGATGATGCTTACGTATTTGAAAGTGGGCAGACCCTAGAAATTCCACAAGAGCCAGTAACTCGGTACGATGGCGAAGTACGCCTATTCCATACAATCAAATCTGCGATCCGTAACGAACTAGGTCAAGTGATAATGACTGTTGGCGTATCTCGTGATATTAGTGAGCATAAACAAGCCGAGAAAGAACAGGCGAAGTTGTTGGCAATTCTAGAAGCAGCACCAGATTTTATCAGCACTGCTGACTTAACTGGGAAGGTTCTTTACTTTAATAAAGCAGCTCGCCGAATGTTAGAACTGGGGGAAAAAGAATCGCTTCAGGGGAGAAATTTGTGCCAAAATCATCCAAAATGGGCAAATGAAATTATCCAGAATCAAGGATTACCAGAATCAGTTCGAGTCGGTGATTGGGTCGGGGAAACGGCTCTTTTAAAAGCAGATGGACGAGAAATTCCCATATCCCAACTGATTATCGCTCACAAATCACCTGATGGAGAAGTTGAATATTTTTCGACAATCGCAAGGGATATCAGCGAACTCAAAGCAGCGGAAGAAACTTTACGGCAAAAAGCGAAAGATTTAGAGCAAACTCTTAAAGAACTTCAAAGCACCCAAGCTCATTTGCTTCAAAGCGAAAAAATGTCCTCTATTGGTCAATTGGTTGCTGGGGTAGCTCACGAAATGAATAATCCTTTGGGCTTTATTGCTGCCAGTGTAAAACAAGCTAAACCCACCTTTGATGATATTGTTGAACACTTAAAGCTTTATCAAGAAAAGTTCCCCACTCCCGGAGATGAAATTCTCATCCATGCTGAAGAAATTGATTTGGAATATAGCTTATCAGATTTACCCGAAATGATTGATTCGATGACGATAGCATGTGACAGGCTGAAAAATATCAGTACCAGTCTCCGCACTTTCACCCGTGCTGATCAAGACTACAAAAAACCTTTCAATATCCATCAAGGAATTGATAGTACCATTCTAATTCTCAAACATCGTCTGAAAGCAAATGAGCAACGTCCAAAGATTGAAGTGATCACAAACTACGGTAATTTACCTGAAGTAGAATGTTTTCCAGGTCAATTAAATCAGGTATTTATGAATATACTAGCGAATGCTATTGATGCCTTGGATGAATCAAATACAGGTCGGAGTTTTCAGGAGATTAAAGCCAATCCTAATCGGATTACAATTACCACCTCATTGGAAAACAAACAGGTTGAAGTGAAGATTGCTGATAATGGTCAAGGGATGAGTGAATCAATTAAACAAAAAGTATTTGACGACTTGTTTACTACCAAAGGTGTTGGTAAAGGAACAGGATTAGGATTAGCGATCGCTCAATCTATTGTTGTAGAAAAACATGGCGGAACTTTGAATGTGAATTCTACCTTGGGTGTTGGAACAGAATTTGTGATTACCTTACCGATTCTGGCTCAGACTCAAAGTGAACTTGGTCGAAAGTGTGATTTCAGTTAA